The Flavobacterium marginilacus genome window below encodes:
- a CDS encoding D-2-hydroxyacid dehydrogenase has product MKILANDGISKSGIDALEKSGFEVITTKVAQEQVANFINKNDIGVLLVRSATKVRKDIIDACPSLKIIGRGGVGMDNIDVEYAKSKGIHVINTPASSSESVAELVFAHLFTGVRFLHDSNRNMPLEGDTQFEQLKKAYANGIELRGKTLGIIGLGRIGKAVARMAVSFGMKVIYSDMDVPHKDLKIHFFDGQTISISLTSQSLESLFKESDFITLHVPAQDGYVIGEKDFKLMKDGVGIINCARGGAIDEVALIEALDSDKVLFAGLDVYENEPNPEITILMNPKISLTPHIGAATAEAQDRIGIELAHQIIHLLN; this is encoded by the coding sequence ATGAAGATATTAGCAAACGACGGAATTTCTAAAAGCGGTATTGATGCTTTAGAAAAATCTGGATTTGAAGTTATTACTACAAAAGTGGCACAAGAACAAGTTGCTAATTTTATAAACAAAAATGACATTGGAGTCCTATTAGTACGCAGTGCTACTAAGGTTCGGAAAGATATTATTGATGCCTGTCCGAGTTTGAAAATTATTGGACGCGGCGGTGTCGGAATGGACAATATTGATGTTGAATATGCCAAAAGCAAAGGAATTCATGTCATAAATACTCCGGCATCTTCGTCAGAATCTGTAGCTGAACTGGTTTTTGCACATTTATTTACAGGCGTACGATTCCTGCATGATTCGAACAGAAACATGCCTCTTGAAGGTGACACCCAATTTGAACAGCTGAAAAAAGCCTATGCCAATGGTATTGAGCTTAGAGGTAAAACCCTTGGGATAATTGGCTTGGGACGTATTGGTAAAGCGGTTGCAAGAATGGCTGTAAGCTTTGGCATGAAAGTTATCTACAGCGATATGGATGTTCCTCATAAGGACTTAAAAATCCATTTTTTTGACGGACAGACCATCAGCATATCACTTACCTCCCAATCTCTTGAATCGTTATTTAAAGAGTCTGATTTTATCACTTTGCACGTTCCTGCTCAAGACGGGTATGTGATTGGTGAGAAAGATTTTAAATTGATGAAAGACGGCGTTGGAATTATTAACTGTGCCCGCGGCGGTGCTATCGACGAAGTTGCTTTGATAGAAGCTTTGGACAGCGATAAAGTATTGTTTGCAGGACTGGATGTTTATGAAAATGAACCTAATCCAGAAATTACAATTTTAATGAATCCAAAAATTTCATTGACGCCGCATATTGGTGCTGCAACTGCAGAAGCTCAAGACAGAATAGGCATTGAACTGGCACATCAGATTATTCATTTATTAAACTAA
- a CDS encoding DUF937 domain-containing protein, giving the protein MMFEQLTQLVQQFGQDAVVKNSAVPNEHNEAVMEEAGNSIFSSLQQMASEGGAEKLAGLLQGNNAQDSSNPAVQQITQQLTGSLGEKFGLSSSDAAGVAGSMIPKILGGLVGKANDPNDSFQLTDLIGAISGGGAQTSGIMDAISKYGTQFGLDQNADGKLDLNDAVAATQSKGGIGGLLGKLFGK; this is encoded by the coding sequence ATGATGTTTGAACAATTAACTCAGTTAGTACAGCAGTTTGGCCAGGATGCAGTTGTTAAAAACAGTGCAGTTCCTAATGAACATAATGAAGCTGTAATGGAAGAAGCCGGAAATTCTATCTTTTCGAGTTTACAACAAATGGCTTCCGAAGGAGGTGCCGAGAAACTTGCCGGATTACTCCAAGGAAATAATGCACAGGACTCTTCGAATCCAGCAGTTCAGCAGATTACCCAACAGCTTACAGGAAGCTTGGGAGAAAAATTTGGCTTAAGCAGCAGTGATGCGGCAGGGGTTGCCGGCAGTATGATTCCAAAAATACTTGGAGGACTAGTAGGTAAGGCCAATGATCCTAATGACAGTTTTCAGCTGACGGATTTAATCGGAGCTATTTCTGGAGGCGGTGCGCAAACCTCTGGAATAATGGATGCCATTTCAAAATACGGAACTCAATTTGGATTAGACCAAAATGCCGACGGAAAACTGGATTTAAATGATGCTGTTGCAGCAACACAAAGTAAAGGCGGTATTGGCGGACTTTTAGGAAAGTTATTTGGAAAATAA
- a CDS encoding DUF6146 family protein, producing MKNSICILLLLSIIIACSTSKSNVSTAEKPKAASSNDTIKIVNEELEYEVIIIEPGFDFWLQSTAYPRGYYSQGYMENKNNFYILEWNSRVRQPQIYPPNLYEMTIDYDPTINYGYEVNYLIYNYMIYFQNKYNQRLYGRVPPR from the coding sequence ATGAAAAATTCTATCTGCATATTACTTTTACTCAGTATAATAATTGCGTGCAGTACTTCCAAATCTAATGTTTCCACGGCAGAGAAACCAAAAGCCGCAAGCAGTAATGACACTATAAAAATAGTTAATGAAGAATTAGAATATGAAGTCATTATCATAGAACCTGGTTTTGATTTCTGGCTGCAGTCAACAGCATATCCCAGAGGTTATTATTCTCAAGGCTATATGGAAAACAAAAACAATTTTTATATTTTGGAATGGAACAGCCGCGTGCGCCAGCCGCAAATCTATCCGCCTAATTTATATGAAATGACCATTGATTATGATCCGACAATCAATTACGGATATGAAGTAAACTATCTTATTTACAATTATATGATTTATTTCCAAAACAAATACAACCAGAGACTTTATGGACGAGTTCCTCCCAGATAG
- a CDS encoding DUF6787 family protein: protein MKGLKQRWGLTSNWQLAIIFVVFAITGSASAWLSKPFCVWLGIAKEDLGHWYTPLRLLLIFPIYQVLLVAIGFVFGQFKFFWAFEKKMLRSMGLGFIFK from the coding sequence ATGAAAGGATTAAAACAGCGCTGGGGGCTCACATCCAATTGGCAATTGGCAATAATATTTGTGGTTTTTGCAATTACAGGATCAGCATCTGCGTGGCTTTCTAAACCTTTTTGTGTATGGCTGGGAATTGCCAAAGAAGATTTAGGCCATTGGTACACTCCTCTACGGCTATTACTGATTTTCCCTATTTATCAGGTTTTATTAGTTGCAATAGGTTTTGTTTTTGGACAATTTAAATTCTTTTGGGCTTTTGAAAAAAAAATGCTCAGAAGTATGGGGCTGGGATTTATTTTTAAGTAA